ATAGATAAAGCATCAGTTCCACCTACTCCTGGTACATTAATCGCACTGCTTTCGCCGATAGCGGCCCAGTTGGTATGTCTGAATGAGATGTTATGGCCAAATTCATGACAAATGGTTCTGGCACGCTGAGCAAAACTATTTCCGGCGATATAAGCCTTATTAATTCTGATCAGGTTACCTGCTCTTCCTCCGGAAGGAAAAGTACCTGAACCACAAACTCCATTTCCAAGATTCACGTTGGTGATCCTGATATCATACGGAGCAGCAGCTACTATACTAAAGTTTAATGCAGAGCCTGCAACAGCATTCCACTGTGCAATGGCGGAAGTAATTTCCGCGTTCATACTGGCCATTGAAGGATCTACAAATACTTTGATATTTGCTGCATTTGCAGGGCTTACTAAAGTACCGGTGTAGTACTGCTCCAATTTCGGACTTCCATCTGTAACTGGAACGTCCATGTTTTTAGGAAAACTAATGTCTTCCTCCACCATGTACTCCGTTCCAAGATCAACGATACTGGAAGATGGAAATCCAAGACTTCTGATGTAATTGTAAACTTTGTCATTTTTTTCTTGTTGTGGTTCGTTAACAAGAGGTGCGTCTTTGGTTTTAGAGCACGATGAAATCGCCAGTGCAATCAATGCAATAGAGGCGATGTTTTTTAAATTTTTGATCATAATAGGGATGAGGTTAGTTAGATCGTAATATTCTAATATAAGCATATCTTATTAATAAAAAATATTATGAATAATAAATTTTATTAAATAATACTGAAAATGTATATGTTAATGTTACACTAAGTTCTGCTTATTTTCTTCCGGTGAAAGGATTAAAATTTAGTTTTTACCTATGCAGGCGCATATTTTATATTTTAACAACGCCAGATAGAAGCGGTAAAATGTTAGTTTTTTTATTTAAAAAAAAATATTTTTTATCAGACAATCTGCTTGATTAGTAAGGGTATATGGTTGAATTAATCCTGATTTCGATTGTTTAATTTTAGTTAATTAACCTATTGTAAACCAAATATTAAACCATCATGAAATTAATTCCTTTAATGACTGCCGCTGTGGTATTGTCTTTTTTTCAATTATCTTGTAAGAAGAATGAGGGGCAGGTAGCCCAGACAGAGGTTTCTGGACAAGGAGAGGCATCCGCTCAGGAGATCGGGATCAGTTCCCTGACTAGCGGCTGGACGCAAACAGCTTATACCTACAGTATCCAGACGCCTCATGATTTACCACAGTCAGATCGTTATACGTATGCCAGCGGACAGCATACCTTCTGGATTTATCCCGGTGATAGCCCGCATACCCCAACCAGTAATTCCGGCCCAAGGTCTGAGTTTCGGATGAAGAACGATTACCTGTTGGGTAAACATCAGTTTGAGGGAGATGTGTATATTGTTCCTGGCTCTACGGGAACCGATGTGATGCAGGTTTTTGGAGGAGTAACCAATGCGACTTCTTTTATGATGAAAGTCTTTTCTGCAAACAATGGTACGCTGAAGCGTTATGGCAGCCAGACATTGATGACCAATGTATACAGCAGGTGGATTCATGTGAACGTACAACACGATGCCGATAATGGCAAAATCTATGTGTATCTGGATAATACACATGTCGGAACCTTTGATGACCGTGGACAGGCCACTCATTATTTCAAATGCGGAACCTATAATATTGAGGGTAACCGATCGGAAACGAGGTGGAAAAATATCAAGTATTGGAAGAATGGCCCGATAGGGGTTCTTTAGCTATTATAAGGATCAAAACGGCTTTTTAAAAGCCGTTTTGATCTAAAATTACTTACATTCTACAGGAGTAAAAATAAGTTGACTATCAAATTTTAAAGCTTTCCGGTTTTTGAAGACAGACCTTCCGTCTTTTTCTTCTGACTCTCCATATCCTTCATAGAGCTTACCGTCTTTTTTCAAAAATACGACTTGTCTGACTGATCTCAGTCCTTCGGAATCGAAGGTATAATCTGCGATAATGGTGTCTCCTTTAACTTCACCTGCAATGGTTCCTTTATTGGCATCCTTTTCGAAAAGGTGATACTTAAGATTACCTGTCAGCTCTTCTCCTTTAATTGTAAGGCTGAGGGACGCAGTATCTCTATTTTTAGTGTATGTATAACAACTGGTAGAATTTTCGGCTGCAGGATTTGTCGGGCTAAAAGTAGTATCCAGAGCAATCATTTCGGTCGTGTCCTTTGCTTTTTTTTCTGTATTGTTACTCGTGCAGGAGGCCACTATAGCGGCGAGTCCTGCAAATAGGAAAAGAATCTTTTTCATCATTTATAGAGTTAATTCCCGATTATACTGCAATTGCCCTGCCAAAAGCGTTTCATAAAAATGCCCCCAAAATTATCTGAATTTTGGGGGCATTTCAAGAGGCAGAGCCTGGTTTTATTTTGATCTCGTTTTACTTTCCCAGGTATAGGTTCCGGCAGCACCTGCAGGAAGTGTTGTGGTCACTGTCATTCCGTTATATTTCAGGTGGAAGGTCTCGGCGTTTCCGCTGGTGTTTATGGCAATCAGTACAATTTTTCCTTCAGGAGTTTTGAACGCTACATTCTGAATGTGATCGTGCTGATTAGAGGAAACGCGTACCGAACCAGGGGTAACGAATTTTGAAGCATGTCCTATGACATAATAGGCTACATTTCTGCTGACTTCTTTGTCGATGGTGATGGCACCAAGACAGCTGGTACATCCTCCGTCTGGTGTAAATGGACGGTAAGCCGGATCAGCGGCTAAATTCCATTCCAATACTGTTTTGCTCCAGTTACGGGTTGCACCAATAATCAGCGTAGATACATGCCATTTTAAATCTTCCGGAAAGTTGCCAGGTCCACCTACCCATTGTTCTGTAAAGTAAAGATTCTTATCCGGATGTGCTTCCTGAACCTTAGACAAGGCAGAAATATTGCCGCCATAAAGGTGAAAAGCTGAGCCGTCAATATATTTTTTTGCTGCCGGGTCATTCAGAATACTGATTGGATAATCAGGTCTGTCTGCATTATGGTCATAGATAATGATTTTGGTTTTGATCCCTGCGGATTCGAATGCCGGGCCCAGTGCGGTTTTGATAAAACTGGCCTGATCCTCAGCCTTCATATACATGCTCGGATTGTTTCCCGGATGCAGGGGTTCATTTTGAATCGTTATGGCATCTATGACGATCCCCTGTGCCTTCATTGCCTCAATATATTTAACAAAGTATCTGGCATAAGCCCCGAAGTAGACTGGTTTCAGACTTCCGCCACGGTAAGCCTGATTGTCTTTCATCCAGGTAGGGGCGGTCCATGGAGAACCCATGATTTTAATCTTCGGATTAATCGCAATAATCTGTTTCAGAACAGGAACAAGATCTGTCATTTCTTTCTCTATAGAAAAGTTTTTCAATTCCGGATCTGTTTGTCCTGCGGGCATCTCATTATAAGTAAATGTCTCTGCACTAAGGTCGGAAGCACCGATACTTAACCTCAGATAGCTTACTCCGATACCATTGCCATCAGCAGAAAAAAGCTCTTTCAGCAATTCCGCCTTCCTGGATTCAGGTAATCCATTGATCAGACTTGCACTACCACCGGTTAGTGTATAGCCAAAACCGTCAATCGTTTGAAATGTTTGTGTATCGTCAACGACTACAGTTGTTCCGGTTTTCATGGCGGTAGAGAAAAACATCGGAGTATTTTGTCGTTGCAATAAAGCGGTTTTATCCCCGTTCGTTAACCAGAAAGCTACCTGTGTCGGGACTGGATTTTCGGATTTGCTATTGCCAGGTCCACTTTCCGCACCTTTTTTAGTGGCACATGAACTGAGGGCGAGGGCAATAAGTATGCTTATATTAAATAATTTCATAAGGGATTTTTATGGTGTCGAATTAAGGAACGTAATTAAAATTAATTTTCTGATCTGCAATCTGGACTGTAAATTCTCCTGCTTCAGTAACCTGTTTGTTCTCTGTGTTGATAAAACCGATATCCTCGGGGTTGATTTTAAAGGTTACAGTTTTTGTTTCACCGGCTTTTAAGTCAACCTTTTCAAAGCCACGCAGGCGTTTTACATCTGGCGTAATTAGGGTGGCATACAGGTCAGAAGTAAAGAGCAATACGCTTTCTTTTCCGTTTACTTTACCCGTATTGCTCACATTTACGGTGATGGTCAGGCTTTCTCCCTTCTTTAAGGTCGTGCTGCTTAATTTCAACTGGTCATATTTGAAAGTAGTATAGCTCAAGCCATGTCCAAAAACATATTGAGGGTTATAGTCTGAATCATAGTTGTAAACCCCTTCAGTGGTACCTTTTGATTCTGAAGGTTTATGGTAATACGTGAATAAGGCATTAGGAAACTGTGGATAAGTATATGGGAGC
This region of Pedobacter steynii genomic DNA includes:
- a CDS encoding M57 family metalloprotease, encoding MIKNLKNIASIALIALAISSCSKTKDAPLVNEPQQEKNDKVYNYIRSLGFPSSSIVDLGTEYMVEEDISFPKNMDVPVTDGSPKLEQYYTGTLVSPANAANIKVFVDPSMASMNAEITSAIAQWNAVAGSALNFSIVAAAPYDIRITNVNLGNGVCGSGTFPSGGRAGNLIRINKAYIAGNSFAQRARTICHEFGHNISFRHTNWAAIGESSAINVPGVGGTDALSIMNGGQCGSGATVLSVKDKAATAALY
- a CDS encoding polysaccharide lyase family 7 protein → MKLIPLMTAAVVLSFFQLSCKKNEGQVAQTEVSGQGEASAQEIGISSLTSGWTQTAYTYSIQTPHDLPQSDRYTYASGQHTFWIYPGDSPHTPTSNSGPRSEFRMKNDYLLGKHQFEGDVYIVPGSTGTDVMQVFGGVTNATSFMMKVFSANNGTLKRYGSQTLMTNVYSRWIHVNVQHDADNGKIYVYLDNTHVGTFDDRGQATHYFKCGTYNIEGNRSETRWKNIKYWKNGPIGVL
- a CDS encoding glycoside hydrolase family 30 protein, encoding MKLFNISILIALALSSCATKKGAESGPGNSKSENPVPTQVAFWLTNGDKTALLQRQNTPMFFSTAMKTGTTVVVDDTQTFQTIDGFGYTLTGGSASLINGLPESRKAELLKELFSADGNGIGVSYLRLSIGASDLSAETFTYNEMPAGQTDPELKNFSIEKEMTDLVPVLKQIIAINPKIKIMGSPWTAPTWMKDNQAYRGGSLKPVYFGAYARYFVKYIEAMKAQGIVIDAITIQNEPLHPGNNPSMYMKAEDQASFIKTALGPAFESAGIKTKIIIYDHNADRPDYPISILNDPAAKKYIDGSAFHLYGGNISALSKVQEAHPDKNLYFTEQWVGGPGNFPEDLKWHVSTLIIGATRNWSKTVLEWNLAADPAYRPFTPDGGCTSCLGAITIDKEVSRNVAYYVIGHASKFVTPGSVRVSSNQHDHIQNVAFKTPEGKIVLIAINTSGNAETFHLKYNGMTVTTTLPAGAAGTYTWESKTRSK